TATTCCGGTGTGATTTGATTGACAATGTGGTGGCCAAAGTCCACCAAGTTAATTTTGATGGAAAGAGTATGATTCAAGATCCGAGTGTGGGGAGTTCCCATGTATGAAAAGAAGATGCCTTATCACCTCCAATGTCACCGAATGACAAAGTGCTGAGTCATGAACAAAAGGTATATTTGAAACCACTCCCGATCCACCTAAAATATGCCTTCCTTGAAGGTGACCAAAAGCTCCCGGTAATTGTTGCTAAGGAGTTCTCCTCCCACCAAGAGAAGTTACTTAATGTCTTAAGGAGGAACAAGAAGGCCATTAGGTGGAGCCTAGCGGACCTAATTGGCATTAGCCCCcaagtgtgtgaacaccaaatttTTCTAGAAGAAGGAGCCAAACCCGTTAGACAACCTCAAAGGCGTCTCAATCCTACCATTTTAGAGATTGTGAAGAAGGAGGTCACCCGGTTATTAGAAGCGGACATTATCTATCCGATTTCAgatagtgagtgggtgagccccgtCCAAGTGGTTCCAAAAAAATCCGGTGTTACTACAATCAAGAACGAACAAGGGGAGCTTatagctacaagagtccaaaacTCATGGAGGGTGTGTATTGACTATCGGCGCCTAAACTTGGCCCCTAGGAAGGAGCACTTTCCGTTGcccttcatcgatcaaatgcttgatcgcctatatggtaaatctcattattgttttttaaaTGGATATTTCGGTTATTTTCAAATCAATATTGCTCCaaatgatcaagaaaaaaccACCTTCACATGCCCTTTCAGAATGTATGCGTATAAGAGAATGCCGTTTGGCTTGTGCAACGCACCGGCAacgttccaaaggtgtatgatgagtataTTTGTGGATCTTTTGGAGCAATGCATGGAGGTGTTTATGGACGATTTTTCTGTTTATGGGGACTCTTTTGACCTTTGCTTGGACAATTTAGCTAATGTAGTGCTTTCTTTTGTTCGGAATAACATTATTTGCCGCtttagatcaccacgagcaatcgtgagtgatcaaggctcgcACTTTTATAACAAAAAGATGGCAAGGTTAATGAAGAAGTATGGCATCATCCATAAGGTAGCCACAGCATACCACCCCCAAATaaacggccaagccgaggttTCCAATTGGGAACTCAAGCGCATATTGAAAAAGGTTGTGAAGCCtcataggaaagattggagttcTAAGCTCGGCGATGCGCTTTGGGCCTACCAGACGGCATATAAAACGCCAATTGGTATGAGCCCGTTCTGGTtggtctatgggaaggcttgcCATCTACCGGTGGAGATAGAACATAAAGCGTATTGGACCGTAAAAGAGTTAAATACGGGTTTTGGGGTTGGGGTCGAAAGGAAGTTACAATTGGTGGAGCTTGAGAACCTTCGCTTGGAAGCCTATGAGAATTcaagactttacaaggagaagatgaaagcGGTGCATGATAGAAATATTAGAAGAAGATAGTTTAGAGTGGGAGAGTTAGTTCTCCTCTATAACTCTAGGTTGAGATTGATGCCTGGGAAGCtaagatcaaggtgggaaggcccctatagagtGGAGAAAGCAGAACCATATGGGGTCTACCACTTGCGCCATCCTTCAAACCCCAATATCTTCAAGGTAAATGGTCATCGTCTAAAGCTATACCATGGAGAAaagatgaaaaacaacaaagaggTTGAGGTGTTCCTTCTTGAGGACGCACCCGAAGGCGAAGCGATTTGAGctcatgaccgtccaacttaaggacgttaaacaaaagtggtaggtgggagacaccccaccatggtatgatctacCTTTGCTTATAGTTTCTTGCTCATAGCTTGTAGAATTTTTGTCCCTTTGGTGATTGCTTGATTTGTGAGTTTGTTTATAGTAGGGTTTGCTTGATTGTTTGTTAAATTGCTCATGAGGAGTTCATTGATAATGGTTTAATTGAATTGAGAGGTGAAAATGCTTAAGGTTAAGTGTTATATGAGGTTTTTGATGTTTTTGAACCCTTTAACATGCATTACTACCAATTTGTGCTATAATTGCCCCTCCTCATGTGtatgaaaaaaaaagggggggccatccacgcgcaagcgtgctatacgcgtacgcgtggacgcgTTTTCACAACCCCTGAtactaaaacccgagagttgtgcctcaTGTGTGCCCactttgtgcctggggcacaaccgtgacccacgcgtaagcgtgtaTGACGCCTACGCGTCACCCTGCAAATTCGCACACCCATGCGTAAGCatgggcaacgcgtacgcgttggtTGTGAATTTTGGACACCCTGGTATAAAAACCAAAGAGTTATGCCCCCTTTATGCCAAAACTGTGCCaggcaacccacgcgtaagcgtagccgacgcgtacgcgtcggtcaccgattttccaatccacgcgtaagcgtgatagacgcgtacgcatcgattgtGCTGCATgccactcctggtacaaaaaccagagagttgaaCCTGCTTTGTGCCTACTCTGCGCCCAGGGCACAACTctacccacgcgtgcgcatcacctgacgcgtacgtgtcccttCTCTTTCCTGCAacccatgcgtacgtgtgggAGATGCTTACGTGTTGCCTTCCATCTCTgtccatccacacgtacgcgtggagtacgcgcacgcgtcgcatccCGAATGCAAGTAATGAACAACGCGTGCCCTGTTCTATTTTGTTTCCAAATTCCTTCCTCCACTCTCATTCTTCCATCCCTTCTCTTCTTCTATCTCCTCCTATCACCTTCCCCAATCACCACCAACGCCACCGGCGACCAACACCTCCGACGGTCCCACACCTACTGTCTTTTCCTATTCTCCACCTACACTTCGCAttaccttcttctccttctcgAGGTTCTCCTCCTACTCCTCCTTCTCTTTTGTCTTCTTTTAGATTTTTTCTCTTCCTAGTTGCCTTTGATTACTCTCTagcttttctttattcttttcatCTTAGTGGCATTTTTTTTCTTACTTGTTTCTTGCTTGTTTGCTTTCTTTCATTTCATACTTTCCATGGGTGTTAGAGTTTGGGTTGTCTCTTATTTTTGATGGATCATTTTGATCTCTATTGCTTTCTTTGAGACTTTGTGGTGTTATTGTGTTGATTGGTATTCTATTTGGGGTTATACATGTTTATATTTCTCCTACTTGCCCATATATTGAatgttgcacaccaagtgtttgttgaaatgAACCTACACCATTTTGGTTCAATTTTGACTTTGTGCTCTCAATTTGGTGCTTCTTCTTTATACACTTGCTCTATCTAAATGCATTGAGCCTATTTTGCTTCATGTTTACCATTCTAATGCTCATTCCCATGACTTGCTTCTTCATTATTGTTGATGCTTGAGTTTATCCTTCTCATGCCTTATTGCATGCTTCActcactcttgcatcccatgctaaGTGTATGCCCCCATGATTGTATCATTGTCTTGtcacatgttgcagctgtcatatCCTCAAGACACACTATTCCTTTTGGGCTTTACTTTTCCCTTGCATGTTACTTTCCGAgtgataattctttgggtttaatgttttctcttttccttccttttCTCAAGATGACTACCCAAAAAGGTAAGGAGAATGCGTCGAAGAAACCGGCTACAAAAAAGGCACCCCAAAAATCAACCTCCAAGGCATGCCCTACACTAGGAGCTAAGCCCCTTTCCAAGAAGACGAAGACCATTGTTCATATTGATGAACAAGAGAAGGGAAATCTGGCAAGGGACCCCACAAAGtttcccaaccgcttctgtgagctCATGTTCCCTaccatggttgagaggaactatcattccgagcatctactcgctccacCGGACCACATTGCTCCGTATGTGCTACCTCGCATTGAGCGGCGAGCATGGGGGTTCCTATTGCGAAGACCACAAGAGACCAACCTCTCGTGGGTGGTGGAGTTTTACTCCAATTTCCACTCTCCGTCTCTTCAGTCAGTTTACGTGCCCCGGaggcaagtctcagtttcagaaaaGACTATTCAGCGAGTGCTCAATGTCTTACCGATACCGGAAGaaatggatggctaccaagagctCCTACGTCGACGGAAGGAAtttgggtttgattgggactcgatccttcgAGTCATTGCCGAACCTGAGAATCATTGGACCCAAGGGAGACTAAGGATGCGGCCCAAGTGCCTTGACGTACGTGCGCTTACAGTGGAGGCCCAAACATGGGCCCAGATATtatctaatccttgcttagcgtTGGATTTTGGCTATCAAAtctgttggaaaaggtaagaaacattaaacccttgtgattttatgtttaaatggaaccctaggttgatttgtgatggtttatgcatatatagtttgattattgtgtgTTTGGGAGCTATTAGAACATATTGGTGCTTGTTgaagtggaattgaaagcttggtttGGAGTTGAGAGCTTGCTTGTGCTCGTTTTGGGTTTTGGTGCATAtagagaatcggccaaggtatggttttagtttcatctatgtagtatataatattcatggacacttaggctagtgacccataggataggtttggaaatttatatgttgttgatgattgtttgggttGTTGATGATGTGAATGTTGCTAGATGATGATGTTGGGATGTAATGTATGATGAACTTGTATGAATATGCATTGTGATTATTAATATAGAGCATGATTGagttgatgatgaagattgatatTGATGAAATGAGGATTTATGAATGTGTTGGTGGAAAAATTGTTTGATATGTGGTATATTTGATAAttaaggttgagaatgatgaagtGTGGTGGAAGTTTTGATGGGAATGGTAAATGGTAACCCAAGAAGGTAGGTTGTGCTGAAAATGGGAGTTGGTATTGTTTTGGTTGGGTGTGGGTTGTAAAAGTTGATAAATTAATGGTTTTGTAAGTTTTGGTAAAAAGGAATTTTttgtgaactttgtctgatcataacttttgcctcggttttcaaaattggttgaaatttatttagaattaaagtttATCAAAAACTCTtcgaatcgatataaagtttgaaaattttgaaattttgtagaggaagttatgatcattcaaagttggtgttaaaaatctgaaattctgctaagttgcagaattttatgatttctagtATGTTCGcacacacagccttgtgcgcatgcacagccttgtgcgcacgcacaaaccTGCGAAAATCTTATTCTGTCTGAACGCACAGacccgtgcgcacgcacaggcagggaagtgcTTACTAGttacagcgctagcacagctggtgcgtgatgcacggaaacttgtcctttaacaaatctccctcggcaagtataccgaattgtcgtcaagtaaaaacttacaatagagtgaggtcgaatcccacagtgattgattggtcaagcaactttaattggaagaatgttctagttgagctaagcaaaaattaggttgagaattgcaggaaattaaatggcgggaaagtaaattgcagaaaataaatgacggaaggtaaattgcagaatcttaaatggggaaggggagtttagcatgaaagtaaatagcagaaagtacaaagtattgggagaattatatgtcaccatatccgcccaaaccccaatttggtccaacatgagaaagcaattctagcatgatctcttcattcctcttccaaggttcagaagagatccaagtatgaatagcttcttttccaagataactactcaattggatgaagattgaaagctttctagtaaaatcaagagaaaagagagaagaagaataatgaaaactattattgatccatcaaattacaacagagctccctaacccaatgaaaggggtttagttattcatagctttgggaatgaaaagcatagatggagagtacattctgagaattaaattaaaagttgcagagaaagtaaaatacagagagtaattctaataatgccaaaagcccTTTTgtagttcaaagctctccctatttatactattcttctgatcttctagttggctcttcaagtcttggatatgggcctttggatcttgagttgaagcagttatcttcttcagtgggcttagctttacttgcagagagaaagtgtgaagtaggcagggattctagcttaggacgttagtggcgttaacgttaagtgaaagtgtgggttcgagaacgttagtgacaatcacctttttcactaacgttcctaacccaaggatgctccacattaacttcaacgttagtggcatcaacgtgaccactaacattgcctcttggtccttcgcacacgttattgggacttactttttccaataacgttgagaatcctcctttctccctacgttagagttcacgttagtgtggctaacgtcacctTTAACATAGGTTTGCCacatcttcgagaacgttagtgacacttagctttgtcactaacgttccaaaatgcccctacttcccacgttagagttcacgttaactaggttaacgtggcttctaacgtggtattgctagccatctccaacgttagtgacaaaggtgagtgtcactaacgtcggcgattctttgctccctccacgttagagtccacgttaactgagttaacgtggctcttaacgtggccaatatgagcttggtccaacgttagtgacaaaggtgagcgtcactaacgttggcttcattttcttcttccacgttaactaccacgttaatgtagttaacgtggcaattaacgtgggctatgatggcttcgaggacgttattggcgattacttttctcattcacgttgcaagctagctccccttccacgttagaggtcacgttagttagactaacgtggctgctaacgtggttcttccttgcatcctttgtcctgaaatcaagcaataaagtgcatcaaagttctagtccaagttatgagacatgcatcatccaatttgtcattcaattcatgcataattctcatgaattcatataaaaatcacaatgttagcttgaatcaagatgtaagggaaattctacccaaaacttgcttatttcctaagaaagtgcatgaaactaccctaaaaccataaagaaaaggtcagtgaaactggccaaaatgccctggcatcagtgcaCGCACATATCAATGAAGAATtgcaacctgtgcgcacgcacaagttggaAAGgggagtctgttgggggcgctagcacagcttgtgtgaGTGAACAAGCTTATAAATTTTcgtatctgtgcgtacgcacacccctgtgcatatgcacacttttaaaaatcttcctgggcgtgcgcgcgcacactcctgtgcggacgcacacgccttgtttctcaaattttactctgttttcaactattctatcttcccaacaaggttgtaagcttctctaACACTATTTTAggactcttgggcctagttttggatAGTTAAAACATGGGAAAGAATTTAATGGATTTAGATGATATTATTTAGAAAACTTAGAAAATGAAGGCCTAGATTTCTGGCGTGCTGAGGATGGTTTGATGTCATgtgaaggatgattgatatatgaggCGAGAAATGATGAACTGTTGATGTTCGAAAACTGAAATATGAATTGacggtggttgagatgagtcgaggactctgaatgagatgacggatccatgtatactgaaaatgttttctgaaaaccactgcgGTACTGATTtgtattgagattatgagacgctatgcgcccggcagggatggtggttaatcccgcctgtcgaggtagcggtggcggcgtaaggacggtggttaatcccgcttacgttgagatgtgaggtccgaggcaagagtatcccgctcgcatcccttcggatcaatagagcatACAGGAGCAAAACCATGGATaatgatccgagcactatatctcgggggttcccatataatgattccgaagggcgacgtctccatggagatgtgtcgggttggcagttgaaccgacaatgtgatatcacaaccaataggacaggcattcatcatatgcattttctatctgtttgtatgctttgtctacttgtaatggcttgcctatttgtataacatgcctaattgctatttgaattaattACCTTATATGTCAATACTTGTATTTTACTTGTATTGTATATTATCTGTATGttctactaggattgaggaggttcggaaggcggtggcgatgggatcgcatggaggatcggttggtgaaggctgtgggacagcggtgttggttagagtagaaatccaCTAAGATAGATTACCCAGTTTATTTATGCTAAGGTTTATACAATTGTGCTTAActgttttagtatgctttaagtttgaatcttgtgatggatatggagcttaggattgcctttggcgtcccggggtcttatatcctacatcactaggcactgttaccatactgagaacctccagttctcatactatatgtctgttgtatttttcagatgcaggtcgcaacccacctcggtgagttgtctggttggtgacagaagcggaggatccggacACTCCTTTTGAGTCATTTGGGCtattttgtatatgtctctcacttttgtatttttttttgcctagaggcttgtatttgagagaacaaaaattgtataagctgtttttactatCTGGTTCTTtttggtctgtatatggctagcctgcttaaactccgcgagctgtggctagtttcttatgatattatatacttatctatTACTATCTTaaatctgtttcttgtgccttaagttagtagcttcgttagtacgttttacGCTTTTAAataatcctatttttgagctatatccttcattggacttctagattatattaattcttctatatatatatgtatgagcTTTAGAAATATCATAAtttctgattaacctttgctttacggcgcgagataaggcttagggtaattagggtgttacacattaCATAATAATGATTCATATTCATACCTCATATCTTCTTTTTCCTCCCTCAAGAATCATATGCCTGATTTATTATATTGGACTGCATATATGATTTATATTCAATTATTTATCATTGTATTAAGTTATTTATAATGATTTTGTAGTTGCTTTTTGGTTATATGATCTAAGGCAGACAGGGTATATTGAACCTGAAGAGGTAGAGTGCTTTTTCTATTTCCTTTTAGCAAATCAGCATTGAGTATTAGCGGCTAATATTGCTTGCTCTTTGAAATATATGAATCCTCTATTTTTATTGTTAGTTTCAATATTTTGTATGCATATATTatcaaaaagaaattttcgatcatggttaaaattgaaaatttaaatacTTGTGGTCCTTAGAAATTGAAATCAGTAATGTAGATTTTATCTAATCTTTTTTAATATGTTTGGGTTCAGCTCCTCCCCTCCCTCAATTATGAATGCTATGTTGGTTAGTGGCTGTCATGCTAGACAGAATTAAGTAAATTTCAGTTAGAGAGAAAAGTATTCCATTTTTGTAATTGTTATGACGTAAGAATAACTTAGAGTTTACTCATAAATAATTTGAGTTTTTTTAGTTATGCCTAAATTAACATAATGTAAAGTGctttggaaaaaaaaagagaCTTCAGTTTAATTATGAACAATTATTTACTAGATTTTGAAGGCATTCAATTATTAAAACATGTTTGATTCTTTTAGAATTATCACAATTTTTGTTATACTGATTTCAAAACTCATGTACAAATATAACAAGAAGGctgtagaaataaaaaataaaaaatagcaacaaGAATTATATAATGTGAAGTCTTTCTCATTAATGTAAGACCCAGTTAATTAGCgggagaccttgagagcttgaggacaagtggtttggaagtgctccggttgagcttgggaaatcggctaaggtatggtttcggttcgttatgatatatgcttgatggatgattaatgttgaattggtgggtggtaccatgttgatggtgagtatgatgttgatcatgtataatgatggttgatttggaaattaatattattggaaattgggatgagaatGATGTATGACATgagattgtgtttgtcctttagtcATTGAttaagaagtgttaaaatggttggaggtagttttggaaattttggtaaaatgtcaatgtgtgagttgaggatggcttgttgttggTTTTGGTACATTTCGAATGATTTCAAagagaagggttgaaattggcatgttttgattgattttgaaaagagttgaaagtggcttgttttgaaaatggcactttgtggttttgaatgaaaacatggtttttgggcatactttgacgggacataacttggactacggatctctgatttctgccaaatctgtttagaaataaaattaaatccgggatgtccatgccgtttgaagaacgggtgaaaaatgatttaaaatgagagagttatgaccgtcggaagattgggggttgaatctgtgaattctgcagtttttaacttagaaaatttttagcagaatgaccccccgcgcgtaggcgcacttggcgcgtacgcgccgttcttccaggaagcgccatccacgcgtgcgcgtgatgtgcgcgggcgcgccgaatgtgctgcacccaatgcccagccattttccagagagttgtgccagagttgtgccagttttgtgcctaggGCACAagagtacccacgcgtacgcgtggctgacgcgtgcgcgttgtttagctaattttcaacccacgcgttcgcgcgtatgacgcttgcgcgtagATGAGTTATAAagccatccgcgcgtgcgcgtggagtgcgcatacgcgtggccctgttttcatcccatgAATTGTGattgtttgcacttccaccattggagatgagggtttccttgggtagtagcaatggctagccaccatgtgctccaggttgagactcgaagctcttttgaccgtatgtcgtaagtgtggccgggcactgtgaaaggcccggatgagctcgcccccgtaaatattcaccagtgagggtgatggatatggatcatgattaagatcaagtttatgatgagtataacttgagttggggatgcacgacagagggacagtccaatggttagctaccaggacttgtcgggttggctctataaccgacagatgatatcatcagccactagggacaggcatgcatcataagcatactacatgaattgtttgagattgcctattgactgcatattacttgctaattgcctaaatgccttatctgttcctatttgtaaatctcttgtctgataNNNNNNNNNNNNNNNNNNNNNNNNNNNNNNNNNNNNNNNNNNNNNNNNNNNNNNNNNNNNNNNNNNNNNNNNNNNNNNNNNNNNNNNNNNNNNNNNNNNNNNNNNNNNNNNNNNNNNNNNNNNNNNNNNNNNNNNNNNNNNNNNNNNNNNNNNNNNNNNNNNNNNNNNNNNNNNNNNNNNNNNNNNNNNNNNNNNNNNNNNNNNNNNNNNNNNNNNNNNNNNNNNNNNNNNNNNNNNNNNNNNNNNNNNNNNNNNNNNNNNNNNNNNNNNNNNNNNNNNNNNNNNNNNNNNNNNNNNNNtatgctcggaccggttatcttcgcagccggattttgagtcttgatattcctgtttttgacactcctttatatatataatct
The DNA window shown above is from Arachis ipaensis cultivar K30076 chromosome B08, Araip1.1, whole genome shotgun sequence and carries:
- the LOC107611332 gene encoding uncharacterized protein LOC107611332, with protein sequence MPFGLCNAPATFQRCMMSIFVDLLEQCMEVFMDDFSVYGDSFDLCLDNLANVVLSFVRNNIICRFRSPRAIVSDQGSHFYNKKMARLMKKYGIIHKVATAYHPQINGQAEVSNWELKRILKKVVKPHRKDWSSKLGDALWAYQTAYKTPIGMSPFWLVYGKACHLPVEIEHKAYWTVKELNTGFGVGVERKLQLVELENLRLEAYENSRLYKEKMKAVHDRNIRRR